A genomic window from Salvia splendens isolate huo1 chromosome 11, SspV2, whole genome shotgun sequence includes:
- the LOC121754497 gene encoding uncharacterized protein LOC121754497: MPPRRRRGPRVENNVGEQTEGSVGNPPPPPPPPLPQPNEREYIKAFRKENPPKFDGLGEPPKAEAWVRDLERIFDFMGCTDKERLACVTYPLTGPVDFWWETKRRTMDPARREALTWEEFKEEVYNKYVPMSYRQSKVVEFHTLKQGNMTVTEYDRALCAMTRYVSELVDTDEKMAEKFRSGLRPEIRAAVASRRGIPYSEVLGCA, from the coding sequence ATGCCACCaagacgtagacgtggtccAAGAGTGGAGAACAATGTGGGGGAACAGACAGAGGGAAGTGTCGGGAATCCAcccccacctccaccaccacctctaccccaaccaaacgaAAGGGAATACATCAAGGCCTTTCGAAAAGAGAACCCACCCAAGTTTGATGGATTGGGAGAGCCCCCGAAGGCGGAGGCATGGGTACGAGACCTTGAGCGTATCTTTGACTTTATGGGATGCACTGATAAGGAACGTCTGGCTTGCGTGACTTATCCACTGACAGGACCCGTTGATTTTTGGTGGGAAACTAAGAGGAGGACCATGGACCCCGCTCGCCGTGAGGCGCTTACTTGGGAAGAATTTAAGGAAGAAGTGTACAACAAATATGTTCCCATGAGTTATCGGCAATCGAAAGTAGTGGAGTTCCACACCTTAAAACAAGGAAACATGACGGTCACGGAGTACGACCGCGCTCTATGTGCGATGACCCGGTATGTGTCAGAATTGGTAGAcacagacgagaagatggcggagaagtttCGTTCTGGCCTTAGACCCGAGATAAGGGCAGCTGTGGCCAGCCGCAGGGGAATTCCTTATTCTGAGGTGTTGGGTTGCGCCTAa